One stretch of Ictalurus punctatus breed USDA103 chromosome 5, Coco_2.0, whole genome shotgun sequence DNA includes these proteins:
- the LOC108265469 gene encoding cytosolic sulfotransferase 2 produces the protein MDMSRPKLFDFHGVSMTHVFTDNWDKVHNFKAKPDDIVVATYPKAGTTWLCYILDLLYFHQTCPEREKSVPIYERVPFLELVYPPYPTGTDMADTLPTSPRIIKTHLPVQFLPKSFWEQNCRIVYVARNAKDNVVSYFHFDRMEKIQPEPGDWNSFLQRFKDGKMVFGSWYDHVCGWWEKKQTYSKIHYMFYEDLVEDTGRELKNLCSFLGLSTSEEERKKIIECVQFDVMKANPMTNLTDDQTLDFSVSQFLRKGKVGDWKNHFTVAQNEQFDEHYKQKMKNTTLQFRTEI, from the exons ATGGATATGTCGCGTCCAAAGCTCTTTGACTTCCATGGTGTGTCTATGACACATGTTTTCACGGACAACTGGGACAAAGTCCATAACTTCAAAGCTAAACCCGATGACATTGTTGTTGCCACTTATCCCAAAGCAG GCACCACTTGGCTCTGCTACATTCTTGACCTACTGTATTTTCATCAAACGTGTCCTGAGCGGGAAAAATCTGTCCCAATCTATGAGAGAGTGCCATTTTTAGAGTTGGTCTATCCACCCTATCCTACAG GAACAGACATGGCAGATACACTGCCTACCTCTCCTCGCATCATCAAAACTCATCTGCCTGTTCAATTTCTACCCAAGTCCTTCTGGGAGCAGAACTGCAGG ATAGTTTATGTCGCTCGCAATGCTAAGGACAATGTTGTTTCCTATTTCCACTTTGACCGCATGGAGAAAATACAACCCGAGCCAGGAGACTGGAACAGTTTCTTACAAAGATTCAAAGATGgaaaga TGGTGTTCGGCTCCTGGTATGACCATGTGTGTGGATGGTGGGAAAAGAAACAGACGTACTCCAAAATCCACTACATGTTCTATGAGGATCTGGTGGAG GATACTGGCCGTGAGCTCAAAAACCTTTGCTCCTTTCTTGGTTTATCCACATCtgaagaagagaggaagaaaatcaTAGAATGTGTTCAGTTTGATGTCATGAAGGCGAATCCTATGACTAATCTCACTGATGATCAAACACTAGACTTCAGTGTCTCTCAATTCCTGCGTAAAG GTAAAGTCGGTGACTGGAAGAATCACTTCACTGTGGCTCAGAATGAGCAGTTTGATGAACACTACAagcagaaaatgaagaacacaACTTTACAGTTCCGCACAGAGATTTAG